Proteins encoded in a region of the Methylobacterium radiotolerans JCM 2831 genome:
- a CDS encoding ATPase AAA — translation MTLDALGPRLCILGPSNSGKSTLAVAVARARGLPPVHLDRLYHRPGTDWEPRPFAEFQALHDAAIREPRWVMDGTYARCLPQRLARATGVILLDVPTATGLIRYLRRSWFVRDRPGVLDGGRDSVKWAMIRHIAVTERGNRARDAALFDRIALPKIRLATGAALAGFYRAEGLSR, via the coding sequence GTGACCCTCGACGCGCTCGGCCCGCGGCTCTGCATCCTGGGACCGTCGAACAGCGGCAAGTCCACCCTGGCGGTCGCCGTCGCGCGGGCGCGCGGCCTGCCGCCGGTCCACCTCGACCGGCTGTACCACCGGCCGGGCACCGACTGGGAGCCGCGGCCCTTCGCGGAGTTCCAGGCCCTGCACGACGCGGCGATCCGCGAGCCCCGCTGGGTCATGGACGGCACCTACGCCCGGTGCCTGCCGCAGCGTCTGGCGCGGGCGACGGGCGTGATCCTCCTCGACGTCCCGACCGCCACCGGCCTGATCCGCTACCTGCGCCGGTCGTGGTTCGTGCGTGACCGGCCTGGCGTCCTCGACGGCGGCCGGGACAGCGTGAAATGGGCGATGATCCGCCACATCGCCGTCACCGAACGCGGGAACCGCGCGCGCGACGCGGCCCTGTTCGACCGCATCGCCCTGCCCAAGATCCGGCTGGCCACGGGGGCTGCCCTGGCCGGCTTCTACCGCGCGGAGGGGCTGAGCCGGTGA
- a CDS encoding CDP-diacylglycerol diphosphatase, translating into MRRAPPAALLVAALWAAAAPAAAAPDPSRDVLWAALKTCVLAKRLANRTFPCLSVDLGDGTRPGSAVLRAPGEPTHSVVMPTDTVPGLEAPVLRGPRGAAYWRAALAARPLVSDALKGRLTPAEVGLAVNSARGRSQDQLHIHLDCLKPSVLKAVRAHGRQVRHTWSRFPVPLAGDRYYALRVPEAEAAQFNPFAALHTLPGARPDLHRTSFAALATPPGDPEPGYILLAYRAPSASAEDVMDHSCAVAAVRGGA; encoded by the coding sequence ATGCGCCGCGCGCCGCCCGCAGCCCTCCTCGTCGCGGCCCTGTGGGCCGCCGCGGCACCGGCCGCCGCCGCGCCGGACCCGAGCCGCGACGTCCTGTGGGCGGCCCTGAAGACCTGCGTGCTCGCCAAGCGGCTCGCCAACCGGACCTTCCCGTGCCTCTCGGTCGATCTCGGGGACGGGACGCGGCCGGGCTCGGCGGTCCTGCGCGCGCCCGGCGAGCCGACCCACAGCGTCGTCATGCCGACCGACACCGTGCCGGGCCTGGAGGCGCCGGTCCTGCGCGGGCCGCGGGGTGCGGCCTACTGGCGGGCGGCCCTGGCGGCGCGGCCGCTCGTGTCGGACGCGCTGAAGGGGAGGCTCACCCCCGCGGAGGTCGGGCTCGCGGTCAACTCGGCCCGGGGCCGCAGCCAGGACCAGCTCCACATCCACCTCGACTGCCTGAAGCCGAGCGTGCTGAAGGCCGTCCGGGCGCACGGCCGGCAGGTGCGCCACACCTGGAGCCGCTTCCCGGTGCCGCTGGCCGGCGACCGCTACTACGCCCTGCGCGTGCCGGAGGCGGAGGCCGCGCAGTTCAACCCGTTCGCGGCCCTTCACACCCTGCCGGGCGCCCGGCCCGACCTGCACCGGACGAGCTTCGCGGCGCTCGCCACGCCCCCCGGCGATCCCGAGCCGGGCTACATCCTGCTGGCCTACCGGGCGCCGAGCGCCAGCGCCGAGGACGTGATGGACCATAGCTGCGCCGTCGCGGCCGTCCGGGGCGGCGCCTGA
- a CDS encoding DUF2891 domain-containing protein: protein MTPALTPTLTPSLTPDLAARFAAVALGHVGREYPNKPGHVLAGPADARTPAALHPAFHGSYDWHSCVHGTWLLARVLRLFPDGPQAAAIRARFDAQLTPGTVAGECAYFAAPTARGFERPYGWGWLLKLADELSALPERRWSEALAPLAGLIVGRFAEFLPVATYPVRVGTHFNTAFALRLAADYAEGAGDAALIALLRDTAVRWYGDDADCPAWGEPSGDDFLSSALIEAECMRRLLPPARFAPWFDRFLPGLAASRPATLFRPARVTDRSDGKIAHLDGLNLSRAWCFRALAASLGPDDPRRPPLRAAAEAHLAAGLPHVTGDYMGEHWLATFALLALEAVAGDTQGGGKTF, encoded by the coding sequence ATGACGCCCGCGCTCACCCCGACGCTCACCCCTTCGCTCACCCCCGACCTCGCCGCGCGCTTCGCCGCCGTCGCCCTCGGCCATGTCGGCCGCGAGTATCCGAACAAGCCGGGGCACGTCCTGGCCGGGCCGGCCGATGCCCGCACCCCCGCGGCCCTGCACCCGGCCTTCCACGGCAGCTACGATTGGCATTCCTGCGTCCACGGCACGTGGCTGCTGGCGCGGGTGCTGCGGCTGTTCCCGGACGGCCCGCAGGCCGCGGCGATCCGCGCCCGGTTCGACGCGCAGCTGACCCCCGGGACGGTGGCGGGGGAATGCGCCTACTTCGCCGCCCCGACCGCCCGGGGATTCGAGCGGCCCTACGGCTGGGGCTGGCTCCTGAAGCTCGCCGACGAACTCTCCGCGCTCCCGGAGCGCCGCTGGTCCGAGGCCCTGGCGCCGCTGGCCGGGCTGATCGTCGGTCGATTCGCGGAGTTCCTGCCGGTGGCGACCTACCCGGTGCGGGTCGGGACCCACTTCAACACCGCCTTCGCGCTGCGCCTGGCGGCCGATTACGCGGAGGGCGCCGGGGATGCCGCGCTGATTGCCCTGCTGCGCGACACCGCCGTCCGCTGGTACGGGGACGACGCGGATTGCCCGGCCTGGGGCGAGCCTAGCGGCGACGACTTCCTCTCCTCGGCGCTGATCGAGGCGGAGTGCATGCGCCGCCTGCTGCCGCCCGCGCGCTTCGCGCCCTGGTTCGACCGGTTCCTGCCCGGTCTCGCGGCGTCCCGGCCGGCGACCCTGTTCCGCCCGGCCCGCGTGACCGACCGCTCGGACGGGAAGATCGCCCATCTCGACGGGCTGAACCTCAGCCGCGCGTGGTGCTTCCGCGCGCTCGCCGCGTCCCTCGGTCCGGACGATCCCCGCCGGCCGCCACTCCGCGCGGCCGCGGAGGCGCACCTCGCGGCGGGCCTCCCGCACGTCACCGGCGACTACATGGGCGAGCACTGGCTCGCGACCTTCGCGCTGCTGGCCCTCGAGGCCGTCGCGGGCGACACCCAGGGCGGCGGGAAGACTTTCTGA
- a CDS encoding PAS domain-containing protein — protein sequence MSPNETIPRPSGFEPRHPQRLAALRAYAILDTPPERAFDEIAEMAAQACGTPMAHINFVDADRQWIKAAFGHAARTMPLDFGFCTEAMRADGVLVLPDLAAEPESAANPLVTGEPHLRFYAGVPLVTPDGWAIGTLCVLDRVPRTLTDQQRFILMALARTVMTQLESRNAEAALRRNEERYRSLFTFIDAGFCLIEVKFADGDRPVDYRFLEVNPAFERQTGLREAVGRWMRDLAPDHEQHWFDLYGRVALTGEPVRFEQAAAALGRWYDVHAYRVDGPARNRVAILFNDITERRRGENALRAREAELRLVADAMPVLIAFIDRDLTYRFANAAYETWTGQTPDAVVGRTVRDLLGPGAFEARRAGIERALAGQEVREEWAWTFPNGQARIADTRYLPRRGPDGSVDGFYVFAHDVSERKRNEVLLQSRAEHLEAQVAAQTRDRDRVWTLSPVLKLVSDRTGQVQSVNPSWSRALGWSEAETIGRAALDFLAPTERAAAEAALRPLCADSRVEDVELSCLTRAGDRRRVLWTVVPEDGLFYGFGRDITEQRQAEEALRQSQKLEAIGQLTGGVAHDFNNLLTIIRSSVEFLRRPELAEERRRRYLDAVSDTVDRAAKLTGQLLAFARRQALKPQVFDIGARLRSIADMLDSVTGARIRVTIDLPETPRYVRADESQFETALINMAVNARDAMDGEGSLILRLEGDSPMPPIRGHAGATGPFVAVRVSDTGAGIPDADLGRIFEPFFTTKEVGKGTGLGLSQVIGFAKQSGGDIDVASALGHGTTFSLYLPQVEAPAAPSEADRASDRAAEPRRGLCILVVEDNLGVGRFCTQILEDLGHAPVWAKSAEEALAELDRAPDRFDVVFSDVVMPGMGGFALARQLRTHRPDLPVVLTSGYSHVLAKDDAHGFALVRKPYSAEQLAQILYETAQRGRQPASRARPAVGSD from the coding sequence GTGTCGCCGAACGAGACAATACCCCGCCCGTCGGGTTTCGAGCCCCGGCATCCCCAGCGGCTCGCCGCCTTGCGCGCCTACGCGATCCTCGATACGCCACCGGAGCGCGCGTTCGACGAGATCGCCGAGATGGCCGCCCAGGCCTGCGGCACGCCGATGGCCCACATCAACTTCGTCGACGCCGACCGGCAGTGGATCAAGGCCGCGTTCGGCCACGCCGCCCGGACGATGCCGCTCGATTTCGGCTTCTGCACCGAGGCCATGCGCGCGGACGGCGTCCTCGTGCTGCCCGATCTGGCCGCGGAGCCGGAGAGCGCCGCCAACCCCCTCGTGACCGGCGAACCGCACCTGCGCTTCTACGCCGGCGTGCCCCTTGTGACGCCGGACGGCTGGGCGATCGGGACGCTCTGCGTCCTCGACCGCGTCCCGCGCACGCTCACCGACCAGCAGCGCTTCATCCTGATGGCGCTCGCCCGGACGGTGATGACGCAGCTGGAATCCCGGAACGCCGAGGCGGCCCTGCGCCGGAACGAGGAGCGCTACCGCTCGCTGTTCACCTTCATCGATGCCGGCTTCTGCCTCATCGAGGTGAAGTTCGCCGACGGCGACCGGCCCGTCGACTACCGCTTCCTGGAGGTCAACCCCGCTTTCGAGCGGCAGACCGGCCTGCGGGAGGCGGTGGGCCGCTGGATGCGGGACCTCGCCCCCGACCACGAGCAGCACTGGTTCGACCTCTACGGCCGGGTCGCCCTGACCGGCGAGCCGGTCCGGTTCGAGCAGGCCGCCGCGGCGCTGGGCCGCTGGTACGACGTGCACGCCTACCGGGTCGACGGGCCGGCGCGGAACCGCGTCGCGATCCTGTTCAACGACATCACCGAGCGCCGCCGGGGCGAGAACGCGCTGCGGGCCCGCGAGGCGGAGCTCCGGCTGGTCGCGGACGCGATGCCGGTCCTGATCGCCTTCATCGACCGCGACCTGACCTACCGGTTCGCGAACGCCGCCTACGAGACCTGGACCGGCCAGACCCCCGACGCCGTCGTCGGGCGGACCGTTCGCGACCTCCTCGGCCCCGGCGCGTTCGAGGCCCGACGCGCCGGCATCGAGCGGGCGCTCGCCGGTCAGGAGGTCCGCGAGGAGTGGGCCTGGACCTTCCCGAACGGGCAGGCCCGGATCGCCGACACCCGCTACCTCCCGCGCCGCGGACCGGACGGAAGCGTCGACGGGTTCTACGTCTTCGCCCACGACGTCTCCGAGCGGAAGCGGAACGAGGTCCTGCTCCAGTCCCGGGCGGAGCACCTGGAGGCGCAGGTCGCCGCCCAGACCCGCGACCGCGACCGGGTCTGGACGCTGTCGCCGGTGCTGAAGCTCGTCTCGGACCGGACCGGGCAGGTCCAGTCGGTGAACCCCTCGTGGAGCCGGGCGCTCGGCTGGTCCGAGGCCGAGACGATCGGGCGGGCGGCCCTGGACTTCCTCGCCCCCACCGAGCGCGCGGCGGCGGAGGCGGCGCTGCGCCCGCTCTGCGCGGACAGCCGGGTCGAGGATGTGGAACTGTCGTGCCTGACCCGCGCCGGCGACCGGCGGCGGGTGCTCTGGACCGTCGTGCCGGAGGACGGGCTGTTCTACGGCTTCGGGCGCGACATCACCGAGCAGCGCCAGGCCGAGGAGGCCCTGCGCCAGTCCCAGAAGCTCGAGGCCATCGGCCAGCTCACCGGCGGGGTGGCGCACGACTTCAACAACCTCCTGACCATCATCCGATCCTCCGTGGAGTTCCTGCGCCGGCCGGAGCTGGCCGAGGAGCGCCGGCGCCGCTACCTCGACGCCGTCTCCGACACGGTCGACCGGGCGGCCAAGCTCACCGGCCAGCTCCTCGCCTTCGCCCGGCGCCAGGCGCTGAAGCCCCAGGTGTTCGACATCGGCGCGCGCCTGCGCAGCATCGCCGACATGCTCGACTCGGTCACCGGCGCGCGCATCCGCGTCACCATCGACCTGCCGGAGACACCCCGCTACGTGCGCGCCGACGAGAGCCAGTTCGAGACCGCGCTGATCAACATGGCGGTCAACGCCCGCGACGCCATGGACGGGGAAGGGTCACTGATCCTGCGGCTGGAGGGCGACAGCCCGATGCCGCCGATCCGCGGGCATGCCGGCGCGACGGGGCCGTTCGTGGCCGTGCGGGTCTCCGACACCGGCGCCGGCATCCCCGACGCGGATCTGGGGCGGATCTTCGAGCCGTTCTTCACCACCAAGGAGGTCGGCAAGGGCACCGGCCTCGGCCTCAGCCAGGTGATCGGCTTCGCCAAGCAGTCGGGCGGCGACATCGACGTGGCGAGCGCGCTCGGCCACGGCACGACCTTCTCGCTCTACCTGCCGCAGGTCGAGGCCCCCGCCGCGCCGTCCGAGGCCGACCGCGCGTCCGACCGGGCGGCGGAGCCGCGGCGGGGCCTGTGCATCCTCGTCGTGGAGGACAATCTCGGGGTCGGGCGCTTCTGCACCCAGATCCTGGAGGATCTGGGCCACGCGCCGGTCTGGGCGAAATCCGCCGAGGAGGCGCTGGCCGAGCTCGACCGGGCGCCGGACCGGTTCGACGTGGTCTTCTCCGACGTGGTCATGCCGGGGATGGGCGGCTTCGCCCTCGCCCGGCAGCTCCGGACCCACCGTCCCGACCTGCCGGTGGTGCTGACGTCGGGCTACAGCCACGTCCTCGCCAAGGACGACGCCCACGGCTTCGCCCTCGTGCGCAAGCCCTACTCGGCCGAGCAGCTCGCCCAGATCCTCTACGAGACGGCGCAGCGGGGGCGGCAGCCGGCCTCCCGGGCCCGACCCGCCGTCGGCTCCGATTAA
- a CDS encoding DEAD/DEAH box helicase, whose protein sequence is MAKRRTKAGAQQGLEDAPLMPTGALAVALLAFAEGPGPVVHVARDARRLEDLAATLRALEPDARVAVYPEWDCLPFDHASPSRATMGARAAVMRWLTDRDALPDFVLTTAPALVQRVPPPETWASARVTLRVGDPLDVAAATADLKRLGYILDERVDEPGEIAVRGRTVEVFPAAAPRPCRIEHAEGRVTAIRSYDPISQRSVAEADELVIDPATEIILEPGSGQSFEPFTGQEHRLDRYYPRLVTLLDYVPEARLAVEDGTQARIDAFFEQMDEARGRMKGRDAPAGPGAGLYLAPEAWRAIVAAHGRLTATEAAGEPRAMPRFAGERRPGTAFAKVLRARLKAGDVVVLAGSVRPLRRLVRQAGKIAERPIRLIDAWADVAEAAPGDVLALEAPLAAGFRVPEQGASVIAAADLFGPEAAVTGGARAILPMGEVDLRPGDVAVDRDHGLCVFEGLEPVSAPSAAPSAAPGATQDGAPSEALRLRFAGDAILMVPVTQADRIWRYGSEPDAVTLDKLDGGTWPRRRLEAEATMARTARLMLEAARARRETEAPVLAPPASEMERFAAGFGFAPTPDQAAAVDALMADLASGRPMDRLVCGDVGFGKTEVALRALAAAIFSGRQAALIAPTTVLARQHAETLRRRFGRFGVEVAQLSRLVAPAEAKRVKAGLADGTIRLVVGTHALAGGGVAFADLGLTVIDEEQRFGAKMKADLRRLADGGHVLTLTATPIPRTLQAALVGLQSLSVLATPPALRQPVRTVVAPFDAEAVREALIREHRRGGQSFVVCPRIEDIAPMAERLRALVPGLDILVAHGDLKPSAMDEVMVRFAEGDGDVLLATAIVESGLDVPRANTMLVWEAARFGLAQLHQLRGRVGRGQRRGTVHLLSDPAAPPPAAALQRLRALEALDRLGAGFAVSARDLDLRGAGDLVGEDQAGHAKLVGLGLYQHLLQLALTAAKGERAEDWSPEIELGLPSRIPEDYVPEPEIRLSLYTRLLRLQDAEAIEALAGEVEDRFGAAPAPVLALFDLARLRAACCALGVARLRGGPQGVAADLRPDRPLTAMAAEAGIVLRDGRVVWKRPCPDSAACTALATDLLERIRAVRESAA, encoded by the coding sequence ATGGCCAAGCGCAGGACGAAGGCGGGCGCCCAGCAGGGGCTGGAGGACGCGCCGCTGATGCCCACCGGCGCCCTGGCGGTCGCGCTCCTGGCCTTCGCCGAGGGGCCGGGGCCGGTGGTGCACGTCGCCCGGGACGCCCGCCGCCTCGAGGATCTCGCCGCGACCCTGCGGGCGCTGGAGCCCGACGCGCGGGTCGCGGTCTATCCCGAGTGGGACTGCCTGCCCTTCGACCACGCCTCGCCGTCGCGGGCGACGATGGGCGCCCGGGCCGCCGTGATGCGCTGGCTGACCGACCGGGACGCGCTGCCGGACTTCGTTCTGACGACCGCCCCCGCCCTCGTGCAGCGCGTGCCGCCGCCGGAGACCTGGGCCTCGGCCCGCGTGACGCTCCGGGTCGGCGACCCCCTCGACGTCGCGGCCGCCACCGCCGACCTCAAGCGCCTCGGCTACATCCTCGACGAGCGGGTCGACGAGCCGGGCGAGATCGCCGTCCGCGGGCGCACCGTGGAGGTGTTCCCCGCCGCCGCGCCGCGGCCGTGCCGGATCGAGCACGCGGAGGGCCGCGTCACCGCGATCCGCTCCTACGACCCGATCTCGCAGCGCTCGGTGGCGGAGGCCGACGAACTCGTCATCGACCCGGCCACCGAGATCATCCTGGAGCCCGGTTCCGGCCAGAGCTTCGAGCCGTTCACCGGGCAGGAGCACCGCCTGGACCGCTACTACCCGCGCCTCGTGACGCTCCTCGACTACGTGCCCGAGGCGCGCCTCGCGGTCGAGGACGGCACCCAGGCCCGGATCGACGCGTTCTTCGAGCAGATGGACGAGGCGCGGGGCCGGATGAAGGGCCGCGACGCGCCGGCGGGGCCCGGCGCCGGCCTCTACCTGGCGCCGGAGGCGTGGCGCGCCATCGTGGCGGCCCACGGCCGGCTCACCGCCACCGAGGCGGCCGGGGAGCCGCGCGCCATGCCGCGCTTCGCCGGGGAGCGCCGGCCCGGCACGGCCTTCGCCAAGGTCCTGCGCGCGCGGCTGAAGGCCGGCGACGTCGTCGTGCTCGCCGGCTCGGTCCGGCCGCTCCGGCGCCTCGTGCGCCAGGCGGGCAAGATCGCCGAGCGCCCGATCCGGCTGATCGACGCCTGGGCCGACGTGGCCGAGGCGGCGCCCGGCGACGTCCTCGCCCTGGAGGCCCCGCTGGCGGCCGGCTTCCGGGTGCCCGAGCAGGGCGCCAGCGTGATCGCCGCCGCCGACCTGTTCGGTCCGGAAGCCGCCGTCACGGGCGGCGCCCGGGCGATCCTGCCGATGGGCGAGGTCGACCTGCGCCCCGGCGACGTGGCGGTCGACCGGGACCACGGCCTTTGCGTGTTCGAGGGGCTGGAGCCCGTCTCGGCGCCGAGTGCCGCGCCGAGTGCCGCGCCGGGGGCAACGCAGGACGGGGCGCCCTCCGAGGCCCTGCGCCTGCGCTTCGCCGGCGACGCGATCCTGATGGTGCCGGTCACGCAGGCCGATCGGATCTGGCGCTACGGGTCGGAGCCCGACGCCGTCACCCTCGACAAGCTCGACGGCGGCACGTGGCCCCGGCGCCGCCTGGAGGCCGAGGCCACCATGGCGCGGACCGCCCGCCTGATGCTGGAGGCCGCCCGGGCCCGCCGGGAGACCGAGGCGCCGGTCCTGGCGCCGCCGGCCAGCGAGATGGAGCGGTTCGCCGCCGGCTTCGGCTTCGCCCCGACCCCCGACCAGGCGGCGGCGGTCGACGCGCTGATGGCCGACCTCGCCTCCGGCCGCCCGATGGACCGGCTGGTCTGCGGCGATGTCGGCTTCGGCAAGACCGAGGTGGCGCTGCGGGCGCTCGCGGCCGCGATCTTCTCCGGCAGGCAGGCGGCGCTGATCGCGCCGACCACCGTGCTGGCGCGCCAGCACGCCGAGACCCTGCGCCGCCGCTTCGGCCGGTTCGGCGTGGAGGTGGCGCAGCTCTCGCGCCTCGTGGCCCCGGCCGAGGCCAAGCGCGTCAAGGCGGGGCTCGCCGACGGCACGATCCGGCTGGTGGTCGGCACCCACGCCCTCGCCGGCGGCGGGGTGGCGTTCGCCGATCTCGGCCTGACCGTGATCGACGAGGAGCAGCGCTTCGGCGCCAAGATGAAGGCCGACCTGCGCCGCCTCGCGGACGGCGGCCATGTGCTGACGCTCACCGCGACGCCGATCCCCCGCACCCTCCAGGCGGCGCTCGTCGGCCTCCAGAGCCTCAGCGTGCTCGCCACGCCGCCGGCTCTGCGCCAGCCGGTCCGGACCGTGGTGGCGCCCTTCGACGCCGAGGCGGTCCGCGAGGCGCTCATCCGCGAGCACCGGCGCGGCGGCCAGAGCTTCGTGGTCTGCCCGCGGATCGAGGACATCGCCCCCATGGCCGAGCGCCTGCGGGCCCTCGTGCCGGGCCTCGACATCCTGGTGGCGCACGGGGATCTCAAGCCCTCCGCCATGGACGAGGTCATGGTCCGGTTCGCGGAGGGCGACGGCGACGTCCTGCTCGCCACCGCCATCGTGGAGAGCGGCCTCGACGTGCCGCGGGCCAACACCATGCTGGTCTGGGAGGCCGCCCGGTTCGGGCTGGCGCAGCTCCACCAGCTCCGGGGCCGCGTCGGCCGCGGCCAGCGCCGCGGCACCGTCCACCTGCTCAGCGACCCGGCCGCGCCCCCGCCGGCGGCGGCGCTCCAGCGCCTGCGCGCCCTGGAGGCCCTCGACCGCCTCGGGGCCGGCTTCGCGGTCAGCGCCCGCGACCTCGACCTGCGCGGCGCCGGCGACCTCGTCGGCGAGGATCAGGCGGGGCACGCCAAGCTCGTGGGGCTCGGCCTCTACCAGCACCTCCTGCAGCTGGCGCTCACCGCCGCCAAGGGCGAGCGCGCCGAGGATTGGAGCCCGGAGATCGAGCTCGGCCTGCCGAGCCGGATCCCCGAGGACTACGTCCCCGAGCCCGAGATCCGCCTCAGCCTCTACACGCGCCTCCTGCGCCTGCAGGATGCCGAGGCGATCGAGGCGCTCGCCGGCGAAGTCGAGGACCGGTTCGGCGCGGCCCCCGCGCCGGTGCTCGCCCTGTTCGACCTCGCGCGGCTGCGCGCGGCCTGCTGCGCGCTGGGCGTCGCCCGGCTCCGGGGCGGCCCGCAGGGCGTCGCGGCCGACCTGCGCCCCGACCGGCCGCTGACCGCGATGGCCGCCGAGGCGGGGATCGTGCTGCGCGATGGGCGGGTGGTGTGGAAGCGGCCCTGCCCGGATTCGGCCGCCTGCACGGCGCTCGCGACCGACCTCCTGGAGCGCATCCGCGCCGTCCGGGAGAGTGCGGCCTGA
- a CDS encoding GlcG/HbpS family heme-binding protein, which yields MHVTIEQAEKAIAAARAKAVELGTQMCIAVVDSGGNLKAFHRMDDAWVGSIDIAHKKAKTSVFFGMMTGQIGQLSQPGGPLYGIEHSNDGLITFPGGIPIVDADGVMSGAIGVSGSTVENDHTVAEAGAKAIGRTELPAHPWRT from the coding sequence ATGCACGTGACGATCGAGCAGGCCGAGAAGGCGATCGCGGCCGCCCGCGCCAAGGCCGTGGAGCTCGGCACCCAGATGTGCATCGCGGTGGTCGATTCCGGCGGGAACCTCAAGGCGTTCCACCGCATGGACGATGCCTGGGTCGGGTCGATCGACATCGCCCACAAGAAGGCCAAGACCTCGGTGTTCTTCGGCATGATGACCGGCCAGATCGGCCAGCTGTCCCAGCCGGGCGGCCCGCTCTACGGGATCGAGCACTCGAACGACGGGCTGATCACCTTCCCGGGCGGGATCCCGATCGTCGATGCCGACGGCGTGATGTCGGGCGCCATCGGGGTCAGCGGCTCGACGGTGGAGAACGACCACACCGTCGCGGAGGCCGGCGCCAAGGCCATCGGCCGGACCGAGCTGCCGGCCCATCCCTGGCGGACCTGA
- a CDS encoding PAS domain-containing protein codes for MALTSTAADALQAAGFVGVWDTDVRAGRSVLDSGAASLMAGDPGLAGTPLPLDAALGRIHPADRDWVFGRIRHVRHTGGPVSLEFRVVTGTGETRWILNRGCLSPDSDGRLHGRGAYIDVTDLHRHGIRAAVVTGSTNGATSGATNGTMSGAASGADLNAAADHGIQIHAALERHGDPYLRSVSGMLLLGIGRALARRDP; via the coding sequence ATGGCGCTGACTTCCACGGCAGCCGATGCCCTGCAGGCCGCCGGATTCGTCGGGGTCTGGGATACGGACGTCCGGGCCGGCCGGTCCGTGCTGGATTCGGGCGCGGCCTCGCTGATGGCGGGGGATCCGGGGCTCGCCGGGACACCGCTGCCGTTGGACGCCGCTCTCGGCCGCATCCACCCGGCGGACCGGGACTGGGTGTTCGGCCGGATCCGCCACGTCCGCCACACCGGCGGCCCGGTCTCCCTCGAATTCCGCGTCGTGACCGGGACTGGCGAGACCCGCTGGATCCTCAACCGCGGCTGCCTGTCGCCCGATTCGGACGGCCGGCTGCACGGGCGCGGCGCCTATATCGACGTCACGGACCTCCACCGGCACGGGATCCGGGCCGCGGTGGTCACCGGCAGCACGAACGGCGCCACGAGCGGCGCCACGAACGGCACGATGAGCGGGGCGGCGAGCGGGGCGGACCTGAACGCCGCGGCCGACCACGGCATCCAGATCCACGCGGCGCTGGAGCGCCACGGCGACCCCTATCTGCGGTCGGTCTCGGGGATGCTGCTCCTCGGGATCGGCCGCGCGCTGGCGCGGCGCGACCCCTGA
- a CDS encoding Zn-dependent hydrolase → MDRTVDRINLPLSQDRLWASLMDLARIGALPNGGNDRQALTDRDAEGRALFRRWGEAVGLTLTVDRVGTMIFRRPGRDPSRRPVAIGSHLDTQPTGGKFDGPLGVLAGLEIMRALHEAGIETEAPLLLINWCNEEGARFAPPMSGSGVAMGIVPEADILATRDLAGHAFGDELRRIGWQGTADPAALREIGAYFELHIEQGKRLEDAGLTIGVVDRALAQIWYEITVLGEEAHAGSPMAGRRDAMMAAAALIASLEGIAEAAVGAGGERGRATVGVLRAEPASRNITPGRVWFSLDTRHGDTAQLEAMGAQIRARADALAAERGVAVQVAEFWRAPPTPFDPVLVDRVQAAAEARGHAWTRMPTAIYHDAVYCARAVPAALVFCPCHGGISHNEAESITPGWAGAGLEVLADAVLATAGLAGPRAGQA, encoded by the coding sequence ATGGACCGCACGGTGGACCGCATCAATCTCCCGCTCTCGCAGGACCGGCTCTGGGCCAGCCTGATGGACCTCGCCCGGATCGGCGCGCTGCCCAACGGCGGCAACGACCGGCAGGCCCTGACCGACCGCGACGCCGAGGGGCGCGCCCTGTTCCGGCGCTGGGGCGAGGCGGTGGGGCTGACGCTCACCGTGGACCGGGTCGGCACCATGATCTTCCGCCGTCCCGGGCGGGATCCGAGCCGCAGGCCCGTGGCGATCGGCAGCCACCTCGACACCCAGCCCACCGGGGGCAAGTTCGACGGGCCGCTCGGCGTGCTCGCCGGGCTGGAGATCATGCGCGCCCTGCACGAGGCCGGGATCGAGACCGAGGCGCCGCTCCTGCTGATCAACTGGTGCAACGAGGAGGGCGCGCGCTTCGCGCCGCCGATGAGCGGCAGCGGCGTCGCCATGGGCATCGTCCCGGAGGCCGACATCCTGGCGACCCGGGACCTCGCGGGCCACGCCTTCGGCGACGAACTGCGGCGCATCGGCTGGCAGGGGACGGCGGACCCGGCCGCCCTGCGGGAGATCGGCGCCTATTTCGAGCTCCACATCGAGCAGGGCAAGCGCCTGGAGGATGCGGGCCTCACCATCGGGGTGGTCGACCGGGCGCTCGCCCAGATCTGGTACGAGATCACGGTGCTCGGCGAGGAGGCCCATGCCGGCAGCCCCATGGCGGGCCGGCGCGACGCGATGATGGCCGCGGCGGCGCTGATCGCGTCGCTGGAGGGCATCGCGGAGGCGGCGGTCGGCGCGGGCGGGGAGCGCGGCCGCGCCACCGTCGGCGTGCTGCGGGCGGAGCCGGCGAGCCGCAACATCACGCCCGGCCGGGTCTGGTTCAGCCTCGACACCCGCCACGGCGACACCGCGCAGCTGGAGGCGATGGGCGCGCAGATCCGGGCCCGGGCCGACGCCCTGGCGGCGGAGCGCGGCGTCGCCGTCCAGGTCGCGGAGTTCTGGCGGGCGCCGCCGACCCCGTTCGACCCGGTCCTGGTGGACCGCGTCCAGGCGGCGGCCGAGGCGCGGGGCCATGCCTGGACGCGGATGCCGACCGCGATCTACCACGACGCCGTCTACTGCGCCCGCGCGGTGCCGGCGGCCCTGGTGTTCTGCCCCTGCCACGGCGGGATCAGCCACAACGAGGCCGAGAGCATCACGCCGGGCTGGGCCGGGGCCGGTCTGGAGGTCCTGGCCGACGCGGTGCTGGCGACGGCGGGCCTCGCCGGTCCTCGGGCCGGGCAGGCCTGA